One genomic window of Hyperolius riggenbachi isolate aHypRig1 chromosome 7, aHypRig1.pri, whole genome shotgun sequence includes the following:
- the LOC137525658 gene encoding hemoglobin subunit alpha-3-like: MTFSDAEKAAIQAIVSKASGHEKVLGGEALERLFLSYPQTKTYFSHFDVSHGSADVQNHGGKVLSALVEAGKHLDDLEGCLSKLSDLHAYNLRVDPGNFKLLSHTIQVTLACHFGAEFDATTQAAIDKFLAVVSNVLTSKYR; encoded by the exons ATGACTTTCTCTGATGCTGAGAAGGCTGCCATTCAGGCTATCGTGAGCAAAGCCTCTGGACATGAGAAAGTTCTTGGCGGTGAAGCACTGGAAAG GCTGTTTCTGAGCTATCCCCAGACCAAGACCTACTTCAGTCACTTTGATGTGAGCCATGGATCAGCTGATGTCCAGAACCATGGTGGCAAGGTCCTGAGTGCCCTGGTAGAGGCTGGCAAACACCTGGATGACCTGGAGGGCTGCCTGTCCAAACTTAGTGACCTCCATGCCTACAACCTGAGAGTGGACCCCGGAAACTTCAAG CTGCTGTCACACACCATCCAGGTTACCCTGGCCTGTCACTTCGGAGCTGAATTTGatgccacaacccaagctgctaTTGACAAGTTCCTCGCAGTTGTGTCTAATGTGCTTACTTCCAAGTACAGATAA
- the LOC137525657 gene encoding hemoglobin subunit alpha-5-like isoform X3 produces the protein MHYLGNLGLMTCFPQTKTYFSHFDLSHGSTDLRRHGGKVFNAIGNAVHHLNDLHHALSHLSDLHTQNLKVDSGSFKLLSYAIQVTLASRFPKDFTPAAHTAWDKFLYVVSTIIVQNTSNPDTH, from the exons atgcattacctaggtaacttGGG ATTGATGACGTGCTTCCCTCAGACCAAGACCTACTTCAGCCATTTTGACCTGAGTCACGGTTCCACAGATCTGCGCAGGCATGGTGGGAAAGTCTTCAATGCCATTGGCAATGCTGTCCATCATTTAAATGACCTTCACCATGCTCTATCTCACCTGAGTGACCTTCACACTCAAAATCTCAAGGTTGACTCAGGCAGTTTCAAA CTACTATCCTATGCCATCCAGGTCACTCTGGCTTCCCGTTTTCCCAAAGATTTCACTCCCGCTGCCCATACTGCCTGGGACAAGTTCCTTTATGTTGTGTCAACTATCATTGTGCAGAATACAAGCAATCCAGACACCCACTGA
- the LOC137525657 gene encoding hemoglobin subunit alpha-5-like isoform X1 yields MTFSEAEKEAITSLWEKVAGHADVIGAEALERLMTCFPQTKTYFSHFDLSHGSTDLRRHGGKVFNAIGNAVHHLNDLHHALSHLSDLHTQNLKVDSGSFKLLSYAIQVTLASRFPKDFTPAAHTAWDKFLYVVSTIIVQNTSNPDTH; encoded by the exons ATGACTTTCTCTGAGGCTGAGAAGGAGGCCATTACCTCCCTTTGGGAAAAGGTGGCTGGCCATGCTGATGTCATTGGAGCAGAGGCCCTAGAGAG ATTGATGACGTGCTTCCCTCAGACCAAGACCTACTTCAGCCATTTTGACCTGAGTCACGGTTCCACAGATCTGCGCAGGCATGGTGGGAAAGTCTTCAATGCCATTGGCAATGCTGTCCATCATTTAAATGACCTTCACCATGCTCTATCTCACCTGAGTGACCTTCACACTCAAAATCTCAAGGTTGACTCAGGCAGTTTCAAA CTACTATCCTATGCCATCCAGGTCACTCTGGCTTCCCGTTTTCCCAAAGATTTCACTCCCGCTGCCCATACTGCCTGGGACAAGTTCCTTTATGTTGTGTCAACTATCATTGTGCAGAATACAAGCAATCCAGACACCCACTGA
- the LOC137525657 gene encoding hemoglobin subunit alpha-5-like isoform X2 has product MHYLGCRKSGGGSAAHKFASGIKSQPALLMTCFPQTKTYFSHFDLSHGSTDLRRHGGKVFNAIGNAVHHLNDLHHALSHLSDLHTQNLKVDSGSFKLLSYAIQVTLASRFPKDFTPAAHTAWDKFLYVVSTIIVQNTSNPDTH; this is encoded by the exons atgcattacctag GGTGCCGCAAAAGCGGgggtgggagtgctgctcacaagtttgcctcaggcatcaAAAGCCAGCCGGCCTT ATTGATGACGTGCTTCCCTCAGACCAAGACCTACTTCAGCCATTTTGACCTGAGTCACGGTTCCACAGATCTGCGCAGGCATGGTGGGAAAGTCTTCAATGCCATTGGCAATGCTGTCCATCATTTAAATGACCTTCACCATGCTCTATCTCACCTGAGTGACCTTCACACTCAAAATCTCAAGGTTGACTCAGGCAGTTTCAAA CTACTATCCTATGCCATCCAGGTCACTCTGGCTTCCCGTTTTCCCAAAGATTTCACTCCCGCTGCCCATACTGCCTGGGACAAGTTCCTTTATGTTGTGTCAACTATCATTGTGCAGAATACAAGCAATCCAGACACCCACTGA